The Oncorhynchus clarkii lewisi isolate Uvic-CL-2024 chromosome 20, UVic_Ocla_1.0, whole genome shotgun sequence nucleotide sequence tgtgcacactgcccacaaaatgaggtggaaactgagctgcactttctgacctcctgccaaatgtatgaccatattagagatacatatttacctcagattacacagatccacaaagaattagaaaacaaatccaattttgatcatTTCccgtatctactgggtgaaataccaccgtgtgcatcacagcagcaagatgtgtgacctgttgccacaagaaaaggccaaccagtgaagaacaaacaccattgtaaatacaacctatatttatgttgattAATTTTCCCTTTTATACTTGGGTGGTTGTTTAACTTTGCACGTCGTTACAACACCGTataaagacataatatgacatttgaaatgtctttattcttttggaacttctgtgagtgtaatgtttactgtttatttcacttttgtttattatctacttcacttgctttggcaatgttaacatatgtttcctatgccaataaatccctttataaattgaatttacctcTGATAGTCATTCTGACCTTTACCCCAGCTCttacagctcagtgtgtgtgtgtgtgtgtgtgtgtgtgtgtgtgtgtgtgtgtgtgtgtgtgtgtttgtgtgttttataATGATAACCCCCCTGTAAAGTACAGGATAAGCTGCCAACTACACACATTATTTACATTACTGAGAGGACCTtgccttcagacacacacacatcacaggacgggctcgtggtaatggctggggtggaattagtggaatggtatcaaatgcactcagacgaaccatcaaacaggcaaagtgccaatacaggactaagatcgagtcttACAACagcggctctgatgctcgtcggatgtggcaggcttgcaaaccattacagactacaaagggaagcacagcttcattgaaacatgcatgagaacaccagctgttccggacgactgtgtgatcacactctccgcagccgatgtgaataagacctttagacaggtcaacattcacaagactgtggggccagacagattaccaggacatgtactgcgaacatgcgctgaccaactagcaagtgtcttcactgacattttcaacctctccctgtccgagtctgtaaaaccaacatgtttcaagcagaccaccatagtgcctgtgcccaagaacactaaggtaacctgcctaaatgactactgacccgtagcactcacgtctgtagccatgaagtgctttgaaaggctggtaatggctcacatcaacaccattatcccagaaacactagacgcactccaatttgcataccacccaaacagatccacagatgatacagtctctattgcactccacactgccctttcacacctggacaaaaggaacacctatgtgagaatgctgtgactacagctcagcgttcaacaccatagtaccctcaaagctcatcactaagctaaggaccctgggactaaacacctccctctgcaactggatcctggacttcctgatgggccaccccccaggtggtaagggtagataacaacacatccgccacggtgatcctcaacatggaggcccctcaggggtgcgtgctcagtccccttctgtactccctgttcaatcatgactgcacggccaagcacgactccaacaccatcattaacctctctaggctagATGGGAAGTTAccgtcccacctgaccaacatccagtgaagggcgtcaaattcaaactacagaattgtagatatttaacattcttgaaaatacacatgcaatatgtcaaaataaagcttaacttcttgttaatccagccgcggtgtgagacagcctatagggaggaggtcagtgacctcaCCGTGAGGTGCTAGGCCAACAAtctctctctcaacgtgatcaagacaaaggagatgatcgtggactacaggaaaaggagaaccaGAGTACGCCCTctttctcatcgacagggctgcagtggagcaggctgagagcttcaagttcctttgtgtccacgtcaccaacaaactaacatggtccaaacaccatgacagttgtgaagagggcacgacaaaaccttttccccctcaggagattgaaaagatttgacatgggccctcagatcctcaaaaggttctacagctgcaccattgagagcatcctgactagttgcatcactgcctggtacgacaactgctcggcttccgaccgcaaggcactacagagggtagtgcgaagtGCCCAgtccatcactggggccaagcttgctGCCATCGAGCACCTCTATACTCtggtaccgcacggcaagcggtaccagagtgccaagtctaggtccaagaggcttctaaacagcttctacaccccaaaccataagactcctgaacatctcgTCAAATGGCTACCTAGTCAAATGGCTATTTTAAtttcccccccacccctcccctctccacaccactgccactctctgttgtcatctatgcatagtcactttaattaactctacctacatgtagatattacctgaactaaccggtgcccccacacattgactctgtaccggtaccccctgcatatagtctccacattgactctgtaccggtaccgcctgtatatagcctccacattgactctgtaccggtaccccctgtatatagcctccacattgactctgtaccggtaccccctgtatatagcctccacattgactctgtaccggtaccccctgcatatagtctccacattgactctgtaccggtaccccctgtatatagcctccacattgactctgtaccggtaccccctgcatatagtctccacattgactctgtaccggtaccccctgtatatagcctccacattgactctgtaccgtaataccctgtatatagcctccacattgactctgtaccgtaataccctgtatatagcctccacattgactctgtaccggtaccccctgtatatagcctccacattgactctgtaccgtaataccctgtatatagcctccacattgactctgtaccggtaccccctgtatatagcctccacattgactctgtaccgtaataccctgtatatagcctccacattgactctgtaccagtaccccctgtatatggcctccacattgactctgtaccggtaccccatgtatatagcctccgcattgactctgtaccagtaccccctgtatatagcctccacattgactctgtaccgtaataccctgtatatagcctccacattgactctgtaccggtaccccctgtatatagcctccaaattgactctgtaccgtaacaccctgtatatagcctccacattgactctgtaccggtaccccctgtatatagcctccacattgactctgtaccgtaataccctgtatatagcctccacattgactctgtaccggtaccccctgcatatagtctccacattgactctgtaccggtaccccctgtatatagcctccacattgactctgtaccggtaccccctgtatatagcctccacattgactctgtaccggtaccccctgcatatagtctccacattgactctgtactggtaccccctgcatatagcctccacattgactctgtacccccctgtatttgttattttactgctgctctttaattacttgttactttaatCTCTTGttatttatctgtattttttggaactgcactgttggttaggggctcgtaagtctacaggtctacctgttgtattcagcatttcactgtaaggtctactacacctgttgtattattttatttgaaatacatcaaacacatggcctAATGCaattccattcgctccattccagACCTTATTATGAGCTGTTATTCCCTCAGCAgtctcctgtgacacacacagaggaatTCAGAACAATCCAGTCCAAGAGAGATTAGGAAGCAGAgtaaatgagagagggagaaagacaaaggATATTTAATAAGGAGACACATGACAAGAACACAAGAAGACAGTCAAGAAAGGTTCTCATTTATCTTGtagtgacgagagagagagagagagagagagagagagagagagagagagagagatatgggggtaACAGCAGTTGTGGGTATGTGCCTGTTGTGGGTATGTGCCTCAGCCCTGGGGCAGAGTGGTGGTAGGATAGAGACTAGTGATAGTCGTGGTGGTAATATAGagactagtggtggtagtatagaGACTGGTGGTAGTATAGagactagtggtggtagtatagaGACTGGTGGTAGTATAGAGTCTAGTGGTGGTAGTGTAGAGACTGGTGGTAGTATAGagactagtggtggtagtatagagaatggtggtggtagtatagagactagtggtggtagtatagaGACTAGGGGTGGTAGTATAGAGACTAGGGGTGGTAGTATAGAGAATGGTTCACCTGGTAGAGCAGACCATTTAACTGGTGATACTAGTGGAACTAGTGATGACACTAGTAGCCCTGAGATTGTAATTGGTCAAACCGTTGATACTGGTAATGATGGAACTGGCGTCGGTGGTCCGACTGGTTCCGTGGGCCGTCTGCTGGTAATACCGATGGACGGAAGCCACTGGGTGGGGGTTAAGGCCATCGCCGAGGAGATGGGTCGCCGTGGACACCAGGTTACCGTGGTGATCCCCGAGGTGAGCATGCGTCTGGGCCCCAGCAGCAACTGCAGGACTGTGTCATATCCTGTCCCATACGGCCAGGAGACAGTGGACATGCTGATGGACAAGCATGCAGATAACCTGCGTGCTGCCACACTGCCCCTAGTGGAGCGGATGACTCAACGCATGGCTAATATCCAGAATGTCAGCTCCTTCATACTGACTACTGCTGAGAGTCTGCTGTTCAACACCACACTAATCACATCTCTGGAACAGCAGGTCAGtcaggccagtgtgtgtgtgtgtgtgtgtgtgtgtgtgtgtgtgtgtgtgtgtgtgtgtgtgtgtgtgtgtgtgtgtgtgtgtgtgtgtgtgtgtgtgtgtgagagagaggtcatgtgagcttgtgtgttcctcctccttacctccttctctctctctctctccttccctccctctctccccctctctaattccctccctctctcactctctccttccctccctctctccacctctctctctctctccccctctctccttccctccctctctccccctctctccttccttccttctctccctctctatctccccctctccttccctctctccctctccctctccttccctctctccctctcattccctctctctccctctctccttccctccttctctctctctccctctctccatccttccctctctctccagggtttTGATGCAGTGTTGACCGACCCGCTGGTCCCTACAGGCAGTCTGATAGCCAGGCGTCTGGGCGTTCCGTCTGTGTGTCTGCTCAGAGGGATACCCTGTGGTCTGGACCTGGCCTCAGCCGCCTGCCCTTCTCCTCCATCTTACGTTCCACGCTTCTTCACCAAATACACACATAGCATGAGCTTTCCACAAAGGGTGGGCAATGTACTGGTGAGGACACGCACACGACTGCATGCAAGACCTTacgcacacacactgcacatgcatgcacacacacacacacacaccctgggcagcagggtagcctagtggttagagtgttgggccagtaaccgaaaggttgtaaattcaaatcccagagctgacaaggttcaaatctgttgttctgccgcagaacaaggcagttaacccactgttaactGGCCGTcaataaaaataagaatttgttcttaactgacttgccaagttaaataaaggtaaacttttttttaaaacacacatGACACaaccagttgaagtcggaagtttacatacacttaggttggagtcattaaaactcgtttttcaaccactccacaaatttcttgttaacaaactatagttttggtaagttggttaggacatctactttgtgcatgacacaggtcatttttccaacaattgtttacagacagattatttcacttataattcactgtatcacaattcaagtgggtcagaatttcacatacactaagttgactgtgcctttaaacaacttggaaaattccagaaaatgatgtcatggctttagaagcttctgataggctaattgacataatttgagtcaattggaggtgtacatgtgtatgtatttcaaggcctaccttcaaactccgtgcctctttgcttgacatcattgtaaaatcaaaagaaatcagccataaaaatgatagacctccacaagtctggttcatccttgggaggaatttccaaacgcctgaaggtaccacattcatttgtacaaacaatagtacgcaggtataaacaccatgggaccacgcagccgtcataccgctcaggaaggagatgcgttctgtctcctagagatgaacgtactttggtgcgaaaagtgcaaattaatcccagaacaacagcaaaggaccttgtgaagatgctagaggaaaccggtacaaaagtatctatatccacagtaaaacgagtcctgtatcgacat carries:
- the LOC139375766 gene encoding UDP-glucuronosyltransferase 1A1-like, which encodes MGVTAVVGMCLLWVCASALGQSGGRIETSDSRGGNIETSGGSIETGGSIETSGGSIETGGSIESSGGSVETGGSIETSGGSIENGGGSIETSGGSIETRGGSIETRGGSIENGSPGRADHLTGDTSGTSDDTSSPEIVIGQTVDTGNDGTGVGGPTGSVGRLLVIPMDGSHWVGVKAIAEEMGRRGHQVTVVIPEVSMRLGPSSNCRTVSYPVPYGQETVDMLMDKHADNLRAATLPLVERMTQRMANIQNVSSFILTTAESLLFNTTLITSLEQQGFDAVLTDPLVPTGSLIARRLGVPSVCLLRGIPCGLDLASAACPSPPSYVPRFFTKYTHSMSFPQRVGNVLVSLVEPLLCRLLYLRFDQLANRFLGEDVGVAEVLADTALWLLRYDFTLEFPRPLMPNMVLVGGINCHVRNPLPQELEQWVSGEHGFMVFSLGSMVASLPEDITHIFLQAFTLIPQKVLWRYSGPVPGNVPDNVKMMKWIPQNDLLAHHGARAFLTHSGTHGLYEGVCHAVPMVMLPLFGDQPDNAQRLASKGVGVVLDINHITVETLLQALDEVVNNPRYKSSVLKLSAIHKDQPVDPLELSAYWTEFVMRHKGAGHLRAAAHDLNWFQYHSLDVIGLLIVAATAVVMMTLKCLSLCVRRFTTRKIKED